The Cygnus olor isolate bCygOlo1 chromosome 14, bCygOlo1.pri.v2, whole genome shotgun sequence genomic interval AACCAGAGCTGACCTGAGATGCAATTAGAATTTGACATTTTTCCATACTTAGTTCACAAGTTTATTATGAAAAACACTGCAGCTATGTCCTGCAGTAAcattgttttacagaaaaaaacagttctgttcGAAGGAATTCACTATGCTTGGACAATTACAAGGGACAATATGGTAGGGCAAAGAGTGGGAAAGGGAACTGAGtgcagacaaaaaaatcaatacaattaaattaaacagtattccctgaaaataaaacaaacaaacagtttcaGAACAAATATGAGGCCTTggtacttattttaaaaatgttctttaagcTTCAATGATTGTTTGCTGCTACCCTTATCTACAGTCATGCTGAATAAAGCTATAGCTAAATGGAAAGTTAAATGTATTCACGAGGTGTTAATGTCTACATCTTATTATTTGCAGTCtctcagagaaagcaaaagtaaCTACAAATAGCGCTATGCCAGAAACTGGTTTCTTGACCAACAATGTTGCTTCAGCATGCAATGAACTGGTTCATTCTAAAGTGGTCACAGTTGTTGACGACAAGAGGCTTTGTATTTGAATATGGCACGTCTTTTGGTCCATGTGAAAACGAGTttgaatgttaaatattttctgacacTTTGGAGTTACTGTTGCTCTTCCCGTTTTCTTTAGGTCAACATATGGTTCATGGCAATACTGTACAGGTCTAAAATCTCTTTACAGGAAGTAGTCTGGGGTGCGACGAGTAACATGCGGTTCACCTCTACGCGGTGCTGGGTCAAACTGCAAACTGAAAAGCATACAGAGTATTAATGGAACTGGAAGCATTCCTTCTACATTCAAATATCTTTTCTGAATTATAGTAGCAGTGGTCTTAAAGAAGGCAAGCCTTTTCAAGTTTTTCAACCAATTTAAGACTTCCAGAACAATTGTTTAACTTCTTCCACTCCTATTAATATGTAGTTATAACCCCCACATTTTAAACTTGACTTATGATTACTATCACATGGATTACTATTACAACGTACTGGAGAGAAATTAATCTTCGCTTTAATACTCAAACCGGTCAAACATTAGTgtatgtttagaaaataaaagcctccAGTAATTGTCAAAGAGGATTAATTTACACAATGCTTTATACAATTCTTCATTTATTAGTAAAGCTACTGTTAAGATAGTTAACTAAAAACTTCATCAAGTCAACATCCTAACATCTAAATAATTCCAAGATTCTTGCCTCTTGCCCTAGACTGACAGGTGTGTATTTCCTCAGGTACGACAGGGTACTACTTTCAGATTGCATAGCTCTGTAGTATTTCATTAAACCTCAGTTATATACAATGAACGCAGTCTCACTCTAATCTGGCAGACCAGATGTCAGCAACAACAGTTCCAGAATCACAGGCAACATCAATCTAGTTTTTAAACATACTTACAAGGAGTATTTTAGAGTATCATCAAGTTCCATAATCGCAGCCTGATTGCCACAACGGTAACAATAATTTGGAGCACTGAAAATTGTTACTACATTCCGATCATGGCACCAGTTGTATCcctggagaggaaaataaatgtatttatgaaaaccACGTTCGTTTGTTGCACCTCATATAACCATCTAACTACTAAACTGAAAGTTAGTGTGCAAAACCCTAGGTGGAACTTGTAGTGTCATTTTTAAACACGATTAAGGCTCAATCTTTATTTCTCaacagaaaaaaggatttttggaCTTTGTGCTATTTCTTTCTCGTAAGCATTAGCTAAGTGCATTAAAATAGCATGAATTCTCCACTGCACTAGTGTTAAAAAAACGTAAACAGCAATTTTGAACTACACAATCTATTCTGAATCttagtatttttaaacttaagCCTGGGTTCTGGTTTTGATGATCACAAGTTAACTTCCAGGGATAACTACAAaccaagaacaaaaacacatgtTCATGGTAAGAAAGAcaaatgcatcattttttcaaagcacacatttgcatgcattttctCATTGAGGGACTCAACATTTAGGTTCAAGAATGTTTTTATCTACACAGAAGTGCTACAATTAAAGTCCATTTTTGCAATGTTGCTGTAAATTTTTAGAAAGAAGCCCAAGAAAGCTTTGTTCCACTGTCTAATTTAGAAACTTACTTAGTAGCACACCAACACCGTCGAAATAGTTTCTGGAAGACTCTCAGCTGGATCAGCAGTTTTTGTCACAGCGGCACACGCACGCCCCAGATGCGCCGAGTGTGGTATCAGTGCACCAACTCCACAACCAACAGTTTAATCACACAGGCTGTATTGCTTACCTCCATTACCAACTGATGAGCTCTCGAAACCAACGTAAGGCCGTTAGCATGGTTAAAGGTTTCTGAAATATCCTGTCCAAACGTATAACCTGCGCCTCGAGGAGAAATTCCCCAGCCACCACGATCATCTGGATCTGACCATAGCAAGTCACACATTGGACCCTGTAAGAGATTTGGAAGGTATTTcacaaaccaagaaaaaaaaccctacacGCACACACCTGCACAACTTCCTGCAGCGTTGCtttaaaacttggaaaaaaagaaaatataacaaacCTCACCTATCAACTGCAAAAGCTAGTGCAGTTTAAACTTGAAATGCTATCAATAAGTTAATCTGAATGAAGAATCTTCATAGAAATAATTCCTACCTCTGAGATCATTTAGTGGTACCTGCTGATATACTATGTAAACTGTTTCTTACTTTAGGTAAGAACATGCTGCTCAATTTCCCTTCAGAAAGCAGGTACAAGACAATAGGTGCTTTCAAACTGCTACATTGCTttgaacttcattttctgtctgtgcGTATATTCAAACATCCAACACACGGTGAATCACGAACCCCACCATGAGTTTAGGGAATTAATTTTCAGTACCTCATGGGGAACTTCCTGCAAGCGATCAAGTGCTCTGATGTGATCCAGTGTATCTATCGATGGAGAGAGGCCACCGTGTagacagaaaatctgaaagagtTAGATGtgagatttatttcatttgcttacATTAATTTCAGTACAACTATAATTGCCTAGTATAAAATACCAGGAAAAATCTGCAAGAGATTACTTGAAAGCCGAGAGCTGACAGAATACAGCGTTAAGAGCTCCCTTCACAGCCAGTAACATTTAACTTCACCAAATTTAAACATACCTGGCCATCCACCAAGGCAGTTAGAGGAAGGTAATCAAAAAGGTCTGTAAAGTACTTCCaaacatttgcatttccatattttcttaaacattCATCATAGAAACCATATACTTGTGTGATTTGCCTGCTTTCATGGTTCCCTCGGAGAATTGTGATACGTTCACGGTAACGGACCTATAAACGTAATAGACAAATATTTCAGAGGCACATCTtccaaaaaaacagaatttgccttcccccaccccatGATATGCcaataaaacaataagaaaaaaaacctttaagaTTCAATTACAATCTTAGAGTGAAAAAGGACTAATTAAGCCAGATCTTCAGCTGACAGATACTTTGAGATTAATTACAAGCTTTATCCACTGTTACTAGTGGACTTCACTTCACTACACTTGTGCATTAAGCTGGCATCTCTAAGCACATACTTAAATATTGCTACTTAGACAATTCGCAAAAATGCAGCACTCACTTTAGAAAAAGCTATACAGCCTTGCACCTAAACATTACgtttttcagaaatatcctTGAAAACTAATATAGgcaacatttcagttttcacacCTAAAAACCTATGTTGCATAATCGTAACAGATATTGGGTGTAGTCAGGATAGGGATCATACATGCTTCACTCAGACTTGTACGGCTGAGAAGAAAAGTTACCTTAAGAGCTACGAGCAATGTGACTGTTTCCACTGAATAATAGCCTCTGTCAACATAGTCCCCcataaacaaataatttgtgTCTGGTGATTTGCCTCCAATTCTGAAGAGTTCCATGAGGTCGTGAAATTGTCCGTGGACATCTCCACAGACTGTGACCGGACATCGCACTTCTTGGACATTAGATTCTTTTGTCAAAATTTCTTTAGCctatgaaacaaacaaaaaaagaagagaaattttgaGATGAATTGTCCATGAACAGTCTTTTTATTCAAAGCATGCTCTACTTGCAACACTACCACCCACCCTCTTTATGAACTCACCTTTTCCGAGTCTGAAGTGTTTGGAATAAGAACTTATCTTTGCTTAAAAGTATATTTGGCTTTATGAAacactattttgtttttttccccctctcccagcaTCAATTAGGTACTTCAGTTAGTttccagcttaaaaaaaacTCATACTTTCTATACAAGTGGTTCCATGAAGCACAACTGACTTTAGACCAACAATCCCCATTGCCGGAATTGACGTGCGCAATATTTGGAAAAGATAAGTCTACAATCATGCCAATGTCTAATTTCCAGCCCTTCAAAAGCCCGAACTCAGACACAGCCGAATCTGAGACTCGCCCAGGGAGGTGGACACGGCCAGCCG includes:
- the PPP2CA gene encoding serine/threonine-protein phosphatase 2A catalytic subunit alpha isoform, coding for MEEKVFTKELDQWVEQLNECKQLSEGQVKSLCEKAKEILTKESNVQEVRCPVTVCGDVHGQFHDLMELFRIGGKSPDTNYLFMGDYVDRGYYSVETVTLLVALKVRYRERITILRGNHESRQITQVYGFYDECLRKYGNANVWKYFTDLFDYLPLTALVDGQIFCLHGGLSPSIDTLDHIRALDRLQEVPHEGPMCDLLWSDPDDRGGWGISPRGAGYTFGQDISETFNHANGLTLVSRAHQLVMEGYNWCHDRNVVTIFSAPNYCYRCGNQAAIMELDDTLKYSFLQFDPAPRRGEPHVTRRTPDYFL